A stretch of DNA from Macrotis lagotis isolate mMagLag1 chromosome X, bilby.v1.9.chrom.fasta, whole genome shotgun sequence:
gggtagtggattctggactgcaatccaagctcccttgctcttcagaatatctcattccaggctcttcaatCCTTTAaggttgatgcagtcaggtcttATGCAATCCgtgctgtggctccttggtatctaaattgtttctggatacttgcaagattttcttttttagctaATAGTTCTGAAATTTTGTCACagaattccttggtgttttcattttaggatctctttcagaaggggaacgatgtattctttcaataacaattttgccctctggttccatgatatcagggcaattttccatcactaaatcctgtaatattaagttcaggcttttttttcctcttcattgttttcaggaagacctataattctcaagttgtcccttctcaatcagttctcaaggtcagtggttttgctgatgaggtattttacattttcttctattttttttaattttatggttttaacaggctcttgctgtctcatgaagttatgAGTTTCCAcagactcaattcttttttttagagaataattttcttcaattacctttttcaactccttttctaattggtccattctatttttgaaagagttttccattggAACAATTAGGGTTTAGAGAGagtagttttctttttgcatttgtccaattgtattttccaatgatttattttcttgttgcaaggtgttaattttctctcccaaatcttccaattgatttttaaactccttcctgatttcttcaaggaagcctatctgtgctggagaccagatcatattctcctcagagggtctaggtctctctgaattagagtgttttccttctaagaatttttctatgaaccctacttttcacttgcctttcttcattttcctaaggtcttgtgttgggggagtgactggttcacagaggtttggtattgagatccttagaggctttattcactgggtttagtaactccaagtgggctggccagaaGACTATGTttgctccttttctctttttaataatctatttttgtttttactttgccTGAGATCAGTATTGCTTATCCTTGCTttttttgtttatcctttgtttttttattaaagattgtattaattttgagttttacaatttttcccctaatattactccccttccccacccctcacagaaagcaatttatcagcctttacattgtttccatgtcatacattgatccaaattgagtgtgatgagagagaaatcatatccttaagaaagaagcatgaagtataagagatgacaagatcagacaataagatatcaggtatttttttctaaattaaaggaaatagtccttggactttatTCAAAtgccatggttctttctctggatacagatggtattctccattgcagataacccaaaattgtccctgattgttgcactgatgaaatgagcgagtccatcaaggttgatcatcacccccatgttgctgttagggtgtacagtgtttttctggttctgctcatctcattcagcatcagttcatgcaaatccctccaggcttccctaaatttccatcccttctggtttctaatagaacaatagtgttgggCACCCATGAGCGTGCACGTCGGCCCCGGGGGCCCCCCCCACCCCGCACAGCCACCATGCCCGGAGGGCTGCTGCTCGGAGAGGAGGCCCCCAACTTCGAGGCCTACGCCATGGCCGGCCGCATCCGCTTCCATGACTTCCTCGGGGACTCATGGGGCATTCTCTTCTCCCACCCTCGGGACTTCACTCCGGTGTGCACAACAGAGTTGGTCCAAGCTGCCAAACTGGCCCCAGACTTTGCCAAGCGCAATGTTAAGATGATCACTCTTTCTATTGACTCTTGTCCAAGACCATCTTGCCTGGAGTAAGGATATCAATGCATACAATGGTGATGAGCCCTTGGAGAAGCTGCCTTTCCCCATCATTGATGATCACAAACGGGACCTTGCCATCAAGTTGGGCATGTTAGACCCAGATGAGCGGGATGCGCAGGGCATGCCAGTGACAGCTCGAGTGGTATTTATTTTTGGCCCAGATAAGAAGTTGAAGCTATCTATCCTCTACCCTGCAACTACTGGCAGGAACTTTGATGAGATCCTCAGAGTGGTTGATTCCCTTCAATTGACAGCATACAAGAAGGTTG
This window harbors:
- the LOC141502401 gene encoding LOW QUALITY PROTEIN: peroxiredoxin-6-like (The sequence of the model RefSeq protein was modified relative to this genomic sequence to represent the inferred CDS: deleted 1 base in 1 codon), which codes for MPGGLLLGEEAPNFEAYAMAGRIRFHDFLGDSWGILFSHPRDFTPVCTTELVQAAKLAPDFAKRNVKMITLSIDSVQDHLAWSKDINAYNGDEPLEKLPFPIIDDHKRDLAIKLGMLDPDERDAQGMPVTARVVFIFGPDKKLKLSILYPATTGRNFDEILRVVDSLQLTAYKKVATPVDWKCGDSVMVIPTISEEEAKQLFPKGVFTKELPSGKKYLRYTPQP